GCTCTAACCCCTCTTCTTTTGAGCCTCAAATCCAAGAAATCCAAATCCCTTTCTCCATCACTTCCTTCCACCATTTTTGGTGCGAAGCCCTGGTTAGGGTTTCTCCAAGTTGCCATCTCATCAACCCTTCATGAACTACATGACTCCCGATTGTGCTGATGGCGTATGAAGGCGAGGCGACAACAAACAAATGAGGGACAAATGGATGACCGAGTGATCAAGGAAACTACTCGACCcgtttctgttctttctttatttcgttGATTCCGAAAGCCTAAATCACCATCAAAGAAGGGAGAAAAGTATGAGCTTTGTTCTAGTTAGCAGGATTGAATAGATGTCCATGTTTTTTGATTGCATGATCTTCTAGCGCGGTCAATCAGGTCATAGATTTGGTGATCCGGACCAGGCAAAACCGGTTTGGACTGGTTCCTAACATCATGGAAGTCCCTGGACAATCCGACACCAGGCAATTGCTCCTATAGGATTGACCCAACGTGCTACCCTCAATTATTTTTGTACAAGGATGGGGTTCCATACTGGCGTGCCGGATCATGGATTGGAGATCAGTTGAGCGGCATACCTGAAACAAATAACCATTACATCTTCAACAGAAGCTTTGTAAATGACCCAGACGAAATTTCTATAATGTATGGCATCGTTAACGCATCAATCATCACAAGAATGGCGCTCAACGCGTCAAGGTCACTCCAACGATCCACATGGCATGACCGAGATCAGCAGTGGATAGATTACTGGTATGCTCCGAAGGACCAGTGTGATTATTACGGCAAGTGTGGGCCCAACAGCAACTGCAATCCGTATAACATGACACAATTCGAGTGCACATGCCTGCCAGGGTTTGAGCCCAAGTCCCCCGGCGATTGGTACCTAAGAGATGGATCGGCAGGGTGCACAAGGAGGGGTGGGGTGTCAGTGTGTCGAAGCGGGGAAGGATTTGTGACGGTGGCACTCGTGAAGGTGCCAGACACTTCGAAAGCACGTGCtaacttgagcttgagcttgaagGAGTGTGAGGAGGAATGCCTGAGGGATTGCTCCTGCACAGCTTACGCTAGTGCCAATGAGAGCCTGGGAGGTTTTGGGTGCCTCATATGGCATGGTGATTTAGTCGATACAAGAACATTTGCCGGCACAGGTCAAGATTTATATGTACGGGTCGATGCGGTTGAGTTAGGCACTCCTGCTTCTGCTACTCTATGTCAATAATACTACTTTTATTAATGCGATTTACCTCCTGCAACGTCATTTGTACCATTAGATTGTCATTGTCAATCAAATGATGAATCGAACTTCAAAACAGATTAAATTCTTGAGCATAAGAAGTCACATCCATGATTCTAGGAACGTAGTTTGAGCTTTTGCATCCCATATGCTGTGCAGGGTGATATCTGGTTTCAAGTCGAGGCTGAGAGAATTTTTCATTCTATTCTTGGCACAAGAACATTCGAGGTCATTGAGTCTGAAACACTGTGTTGCACTTTCCTTTCAGCTCGTTATAGGAAAGCAAAATCCCTCAGCCGAAAGGCAACAGTTGCGATAGTTCCGGTTTCAATTTTGACAGCTCTACTGCTCGCCGGTTCTTTCTTGTACCGCTTGGTGATCAAGAAGAGAAAGGTGCGTCACTTAGTCCTCACCATCAGTACGCTTTCTACTAAGCTTAGAACTTTCATTTGGTTTAACGAAATGAATTCCTGAATGAAGAATCTCACAATTTCTCCAAGGTTGTAATGGCATTTATGTGGTTGTCTTGGAAACAGATTGCAGAAGCCATAATCCACTAATGAGTGATATCATGAATCCAACACATTTGGACGGCTCTCGGAGTGTAAAAGACCCCGACGACGGACCCAGAGGAAACGGAGATGTGCCACTCTTTGATCTGAGCACCATAGCTTCAGCAACAaacaatttctccatcctcaGTAAGCTCGGTCAAGGCGGTTTTGGATCAGTATACAAGGTAACCTTCCATTACACAAAAAGCTACTTACAAAAACTGACAGAGACTTGCAAATTGAAAAGTAATTTCACAGGGCGTTATGGACAATGGAACGGAAATAGCGGTCAAAAGACTATCGAAACATTCAGGACAAGGAGTTGAGGAATTTAAGAACGAAGTCCGGTTGATTGCGAAGCTTCAACACCGGAACCTGGTGAGACTACTTGGCTGCTGTGTCGAAGAAGACGAGAAAATGCTAATTTACGAGTACATGCCGAACAAAAGCTTGGATGCCTTCCTTTTCGGTACATCCTCTGCTCTCCCACTAGCTAGAATACTCCGATTTCGTACATCAACCCATGACGACAAACCATGGTTTGCTGATATCTTGATCTTGGTCCAGACACAACGAAAAGATCGAGGCTGGATTGGAGGAAACAGTTCGATGTCGCATCCGGGGTGGCTCGAGGACTCTTGTACTTGCACCAAGATTCAAGGCTCAGGATCATCCACCGAGACTTAAAGGCCAGCAACGTCCTACTTGACACTGCAATGAATCCAAAGATATCGGATTTTGGTATGGCTAGGATATGCGGGAAGGACCAAAACCAAGGAAACACAAATCGAGTAGTAGGAACATTGTAAGAATTTTCGCCTTCGCAGTGCTGTAAGTGTTTGCTGAGTTCAAGAACCTCAGCTCAACTAATTAGTCAAAAcctctttgtttttccctcaTTTTGGCTGCGGCAGCGGGTACATGTCACCGGAGTATGCAATGGGAGgtatattttcaataaaatccGACGTCTATAGCTTCAGAGTTTTGCTGTTGGAGATCATCAGTGGCAAAAGGAACAGTGCACATTACCATGAAAATCCTTCTTCCAGTTTGGTAGGCCATGTAAGTATCTGAACTCTAGGACTGAACTAGGACATAATACATAGCCTGAAATACTCGTCACATGTTACTTGCTCACAACCCGATCGCAGGTATGGGAGCTATGGAAGGAAGGAAACTGCGCCGGCATTGTCGACAAGTCGATGGTTGATTCATGCTCCGAAGAGGAGGCCTTGAGGTGCATCCAAATCGGTCTTTTGTGCGTGCAAGAATGTGACGCCTTGAAACTCGTCTTCTATAAATAGTGAAATTCAGACGATAGAATGACTGTGAATTTCGTTTGTctctcaaaattatattttgagaatttgaaaatcgaaaatcgatTAGTTTTTGGAATAATTTGTCGCATAGAATCGAAATACGATTGATTAGTTAATTCgatttgagattgaaatttCTCGAGTTCGAGCCTTCAAATTGGTCCAGCCGACCCTCGAGAATCTTGAATTACCCTTGATTGGATGGCCAAATGTCCAATCTACCCTCATATGTCAAAGTACCAAAAATGCccctgaaattttggaaaattacgATTGTGCCCTTATGGTTTTATGGATTAAAAGACAAAGTTTATAATGTAGGTGGGCCCTACCTTTTCTCTAGAATTCTCTTGGGTCAAAAGTCATCTTTGACTTTCCCTCCCTCCACCGCCTCTCTccaccgcctctctctctctctccctctacgTAGGTTTTTAAGAAAACCTAcccctgctctgttttttttggcaaaaaccaACAGAGCTTCTCTCCCTTGTTCGCTGCCCTTGAGTGAACGACGCCCCACCAGCTCACCACCCGACCTTCATCACATCCTCCTCTATCCATTGaaggccgccgccgccgtcttcGCCACCGGGAGTCGCCGGAATCACCCCTGGAAGCGACTCAGCACCCCCTGCTCTGTTTTGGCCGAGTTTGCTGCTGTTGCGTTTTGGGAGCTGCAGCGGCGTTCCAGTCGCCACCGacgcccaccaccaccaccaagcCACCCCTCAGGACCCCCTCGACCGTCGCCAACCGCCCGTCACCGCCGCAGCTCGCTGGAGAGCCGGAAAACCAGAAGCTCAGCCCGGTTCCCCTGTTTTGGGGCCGGTTCTGTGTGAGCTCAAGCTCGCCGGTTCCGCCGCCTCCAGCTCCTGTCTCCGGCCACCTGCAACCTCCTCAGACACCGTTGGACGTGTTCCAGCCGCCGCCGCACTCAAtcccgccggccaccgccccAAACGACCAAAAAACAGAACCGGAATACCCTCCCCTGCTGCTGTACAGTGCAGTTTTAAAGactgacttggagaaacagaGCCCGTTCGCATAGCAAAAGGGCCCGAAACCACCCCAAactttgtacacaccttcctctacctctctacgacATTTCCATCTAAATAAAACCCCCAGATCAGTCCCCGAAATTGAAACTGTACACGACGCCGTCCggactgctcaatctgccctgtttttggaGAAACCGGACTGTTCTGCCCTTGCCGTCgctgctccggccaccaccgaccaccgaaGACACCCTTTGACCTTCCCCAACCTTTGGCCGCCGACCCCAGCTCCGGCCGCCGCCCATAGCCGCCGTTCCAGCCCCAAACAGTCTCggcctcccctgttttctggGCTTGGGTGCCCTGTTTTGGGCTTGGGCCGAGATTATCTGGGCCTATCGAGTGGAGCCAAAGCCCATTTTGACTTGGGCCGTGTCTTACCTTGTTGGGCTTCGAAGTTGGGCCTTGAATTGGGCCCGTGGaccaaagaaattaaagaattggACTCGTTGGACGGAAACCAAGGTTCGCGGATCGTTCGAGTTCGAGGCTCGCATCGAAGAATTTTTCGAGGACCGCCACCAATCTCAACTCGAGTATTTgactgtgagttgacctctaatccttgattaggtctttaattacgtttggattagtcttcctatattattaggcgtttaggtagttcgattagggccggCTAGGTGAGAAAGtggatttaggttaaatggccataatcggtTGGGTTAGTCATATTTATGGCTGTCTGATTTgagattgcttattttgtgTTTGGCCTTGCTTGATAGTGAGCGAAGGATTGATTAGCCAAGAGCGATCGAttagttaataattgattagcg
The sequence above is drawn from the Rhodamnia argentea isolate NSW1041297 chromosome 9, ASM2092103v1, whole genome shotgun sequence genome and encodes:
- the LOC125316481 gene encoding G-type lectin S-receptor-like serine/threonine-protein kinase At1g11410; amino-acid sequence: MAYEGKTGLDWFLTSWKSLDNPTPGNCSYRIDPTCYPQLFLYKDGVPYWRAGSWIGDQLSGIPETNNHYIFNRSFVNDPDEISIMYGIVNASIITRMALNASRSLQRSTWHDRDQQWIDYWYAPKDQCDYYGKCGPNSNCNPYNMTQFECTCLPGFEPKSPGDWYLRDGSAGCTRRGGVSVCRSGEGFVTVALVKVPDTSKARANLSLSLKECEEECLRDCSCTAYASANESLGGFGCLIWHGDLVDTRTFAGTGQDLYVRVDAVELARYRKAKSLSRKATVAIVPVSILTALLLAGSFLYRLVIKKRKVRDCRSHNPLMSDIMNPTHLDGSRSVKDPDDGPRGNGDVPLFDLSTIASATNNFSILSKLGQGGFGSVYKGVMDNGTEIAVKRLSKHSGQGVEEFKNEVRLIAKLQHRNLVRLLGCCVEEDEKMLIYEYMPNKSLDAFLFGTSSALPLARILRFRTSTHDDKPWFADILILVQTQRKDRGWIGGNSSMSHPGWLEDSCTCTKIQGSGSSTET
- the LOC125316482 gene encoding G-type lectin S-receptor-like serine/threonine-protein kinase At4g03230; amino-acid sequence: MSPEYAMGGIFSIKSDVYSFRVLLLEIISGKRNSAHYHENPSSSLVGHVWELWKEGNCAGIVDKSMVDSCSEEEALSGVPVATDAHHHHQATPQDPLDRRQPPVTAAARWRAGKPEAQPGSPVLGPVLCELKLAGSAASSSCLRPPATSSDTVGRVPAAAALNPAGHRPKRPKNRTGIPSPAAVQCSFKD